From the Armatimonadota bacterium genome, the window CGTTTGGACGTCACCCACTTTGCCCGCTGACAACGGTGATACTGCGCAGTAGAAGTGGTACAGACAGCCATTGTGCCAGAAGAGGCTGGGCTTGTGAGCATAGCGGGAGTCGATACTGCCCTCTTGCCCCACATCTACCAGCACCTCAGGAGCTTTCTCCCAGTGCAACAGGTCCCGGCTGAAGGCAACCCCATCGCGCGCGTGCCCGTCACTGCTCAGCCCATAGTAGAACATCGCCCACAGCTCTTTGTCCACCTGCAGCACGCAAGGGTCGCTGGCGAAGAGGTCATCCCACGCGCCACGCTTGCCGACACGCAGAACAGGATTGCCCTCGTAGCGCGTCCATCGCTTCAGGTCGGGGGAGGTCGCTACGCCAATCTGCTCGTTCCAGCCCTGCTCGCGGTTCTTGGCGTTGTAGAACAGGTAATAGGTGCCCCGATGCTCTAACAGGCAGGATTTATATAGCCCCGCCTGCTCCCATTCCGCTCCCTCCTGAGCGACCAGACAGGGCGGTTCCAACCGCCATTCTTTCAGATCTCGACTGTAACAGATGCCGATGGCGGCGGGACCGACCTCGTAGCCGGGTTTGGGGTAGGCATGATAAGTGCCCACGTACTGCCCATTCACCCGACGCAGTCGCCCCGAGCCGAACAGAGCATTGTCGCGCAGTATCCAGGTAAGTGCGACATTGAACTCCGTCACCGAACCGGGCGCACCGCGGTCAATCCATATCCCCTGCTTCCGCCAGTGGATCAGGTCATCGGAAAACGCCAGTCCCGTGCGGTAGCCGATGCCGTCAAAACCGATAAAGCTCATGGCGAAGCGGTTGCCGTCGCCGAAGACGAACGGACAGTCCACCCCGTGACTGTCGAATTGCCCGGCGCGGTAAGACGGCTCCAGCACCAGGTTCGGGTACTTGTAAGGCGTGCGCAGTCGGGACAGCACCGTATCGTTCACAGGTACGTCACCCTTCCCCGATACCGCTGCAACAGGCGGGCGTTGTGCACATCGCCGCCGTCCAGGTTCGCGCTGAGGAAAACAGGCGGCTCGATACCGCGCTCTTTCAACAGCACTACTGTTTGCGCCACCAGCGCATTCAGTATCGCTGCACCGATCACCGTGGAGGTGGGCGACACCTTCTGCCTCATGCCCGGTATCTCCACCACCGCATCGCCGATGACGCCACAGTTATCCAGCACGATGTCCGCTACTTCGAACAACCGCATCGTGCCCGCGCGGGGCGTGACCGACTTCGAGTAGGTGACTGACGTGAGCGCGATGACCGTCGCCCCCTTTTCACGTCCGTACTGCGCCACCTCTACTGCCACCGCGTTGCGCCCCGATACGGAATGCACTATCAACACGTCGCCCGCCTCGATGGGTATCTCGCTCATGAATATCTGCGCGTAGCCCGAATGGCGTTCCAGCACGGAGGTCATGGTAATCGGGCGTACGTCGCAGGTCAAGCCGGGTGGGAGGATAGGGGAAATGCACGCCAAACCTCCAGCCCGGTAGAACAGCTCCTGCGCCAGAATACCTGCGTGTGTGGCTCCGAACACGTAGATGAGGTGGTCGCTGGCGATGGCATCCGCCATCACCTGCGCGGCGCGTTGCAGGTTCTCGCCCTGCGTGCGCTCTACCTCGTCCAGTTGGTGACGGATGGCGTCGAAGTACGCTTTGATCATCGCTCAGTACCCCTTGCGGATGTAGTCGTCCACCGTCTGCTTGTAGATTTCCGGACCGTCGGGCAGGTTGATGCTCTTGAAGACGGTGGGCTGCAAACCGCGCTGCAACATCTCTTCCACGATGCCCGCCACCAGCGCCCACATCACCATCGCCGCGCCGATGCCCGAGGCGGGACAGATTTTGCGGTCAAGCCCTTCTACCTCTAACATGGCGTCGCCGTAGTCCGCGCCGTTGTCGATCACCATGTCCACCACCTCGAACAGCCGCTTGCCGGAGGGATGTACCGATTGCAGCTGCGAGGAGTAGCGGATAGAGGTGATACCGATGGTGGTAACACCATGCTCCTTTGCCTGTATCGCCAGCTCCACCGGTATCGTCTGCTTGCCCGACACCGTACCGATGATAAGCACATCGCCCGCTTTGATATGACTGCGTTTCAGTGCGGCGGACACAATGAGCGCATCGGTTTCGAAACCGCCTTTGCCCGTTTCGCCCTGCGCCTGGCGGAACTGGTTCGGATTGTCCACCGAGAGACCGAAGTTGAGCGAGCTCATCGCCGCCAGTCCGCCCACGCGGTTGATCAGCTCACGCGAGACCAGATGCCCCGTGTCGTAAACGTGTATCACACCCTGCCTTGCCAGACTGTCAGCGCACACCTTCGCCGCGCGGCGAATCGCCTCGCCCTGTGCGCGCTCAATATCCAATAGCAGCTGCCGATAAGCTGCAAAGGCTCTTGTGATCAGGTCGTTCACTGTTATTGCCTCCGGTGTTATATGCGAACAGAACTCCTTAACCCACGTTCGCCACGATGGACTTTCTCCCCTGCGTTGTGTGCCTCTGCCCTGCAAAACCTTTCCTGTTTTTGTCCTTTGCCAGGCGATTATTACCAAAGCAGAACCTCGCCGTGCTGACCTGGGGTAATCACACCCTGCAACTGTTTGACAAACAGGGCGACCAGTGGTGGAGTGGTACTGACCGACTCGGTTCGGCGCGGGTTCACACCGACGAGCTGGGCGAGCAGGTGACCTATCTGGCGTACTTCACCGCATTCGGGGAGCGGATGGATGTTGGCTTGCGCACCGTATATACCTTTGCAGGCGACTGGGGCTACCGCGACGGTGGTGGTATGGGCTTGCTACACGTCGGGGCGCGCTATTCCGACCCGTTCACGGCTGTTGCCTGGTACAGATGTTTCGGACCGGGGGCAAGAATATGAAACTGGCTGCCCGGGATGGATTCGAACCACCACTAACGGCTCCAAAGGCCGCTGTCCTGCCATTAGACGACCGGGCAGCATCCGTTATTATTATGCCTCTTGAAAGAGGAGTTGTCAAGGGTGGATATAATCGGGGTGGGAGATGACCCCCCATGCGTACTGCAAAGTAACGAGGGGGGGTATTGCCGAAGGATCTGCGGCAGCAGTTGATACAGCAGGCTTTCCCCTTACCGCACAAGTAGAACGTCGAGCGGTGATTCCCTTTCATCCTGTTTGCCAAACCGCAAATCCCTGTGTTATACTGACGGAGGTCACCTTTGTGGCGAAGGAGGATGGGAGATGAGCACGACGATTGAAGAGGTTGTGGCGCGAGAGATTCTGGACTCGCGCGGGAACCCCACGATTGAAGTGGATGTGTATCTGAGCGGAGGCGCACGCGGACGCGCGTCGGTGCCGTCGGGTGCGTCTACCGGTAGCAACGAGGCGCTGGAGCTGCGCGACGGCAACCCCGAGCGCTATGGTGGTAAGGGCGTGCTGAACGCAGTGGATAACGTGAACGAACGCATCGCGCCCGAATTGATAGACATGGACGCGACTGACCAGGTGGCTATCGATAACCTGCTGTGCGAGCTGGACGGCACACCCAACAAGAGCAAACTGGGGGCAAACGCCATCCTTGGCGTGTCGCTGGCGGTGGCAAAAGCGGCAGCGGAAGGGGTGGGACTTCCCCTGTTCCAGTATCTGGGTGGCGCGTTTGCGCACACTCTGCCGGTTCCGATGATGAACATCCTCAACGGTGGCAAACATGCTGATAGCAACGTAGACCTGCAAGAGTTCATGGTGGTGCCTGCTGGCGCAGAGGACTTTCCCGAGGCGCTGCGCATGGGCGTGGAGGTGTATCACAGCCTCAAGGTCGTTCTCAAGTCACACGGTTACAATACCGCTGTAGGTGACGAAGGCGGCTTTGCGCCCAACCTGCGCTCGAATGCCGAGGCGCTGGACCTAATTGTGGAGGCGATTGAGAAAGCGGGATATACCCCAGGCGAAGACTGCTACCTCGCGCTAGACCCCGCTGCCTCCGAGTTCTACGAGGGCGGCATGTACCACCTCAAAGGCGAGGGGCGCGTGCTCACCAACGAAGATATGGTCGCTTACTACGAAGAGCTGGTGAACCGCTACCCCATCATCAGCATCGAGGACGGTCTGGCAGAAGACGACTGGGACGGCTGGAAAGTGCTGACCGAACGGCTCGGCAGCCGCGTGCAGCTGGTGGGCGACGACCTGTTCGTGACCAACGTGCAGTTCCTGAACAGGGGTATCCAGATGGGCGTCGCCAACTCCATCCTGATTAAGGTCAACCAGATTGGTACGCTTACCGAGACCCTGCTGGCGATAGAGACCGCCAAGCGCGCGGGCTATACAGCGGTGATTTCCCACCGCTCGGGCGAGACGGAAGACACTACCATCGCCGATATCGCCGTGGCGACCAACGCTGGGCAGATTAAAACTGGCGCGCCCTGCCGAACCGACCGTGTGGCGAAATACAACCAGTTGTTGCGCATCGCGGAAGTGCTGGGCGATGCCGCCGACTATCCGGGCGTAGGAGCCTTCTATTCGCGCCGGATAAGATAGTAGCCCTCGCTCCATCCCCCTCTCCCCCGCTGCGGGAGAGGGGGCAAAGGAGGGTACGCAAGGAGACGACCATGCGTTGCACCAAAATCGTCTGCACCATTGGGCCCGCCACCGCATCACCCGAACGCCTCCGCATCCTGATGGAAGCCGGCATGGACGTGGCACGGCTGAACTTCTCGCATGGCACGCACGAGTCGCACAGGCAAGTTATCGAGCACATTCGCCGAATCAGTGCGGAACTGGACAAGCCTGTAGCGATATTGCAGGACCTGTGTGGTCCGAAACTGCGATTGGGCACCCTGCCTGAAGAAGGCGTCTCTGTCGAGAGCGGACAAAATGTGCGTTTCGTGCTGGCGGAGGATGGCTCCGACGCCGAGAATATCCCCTTGCCCTCCTCCACGCTGTTCGCTCTGGTACGCCCCGGCGAACGGATACTGATCGACGATGGGAGTATAGAGGTAGCGGTTACGCAGCGCGACCTGAACACCATTCACGGCGAGGTGCGCATCGGCGGGGTTTTACGCTCCCACAAAGGGGTGAACCTGCCCGATACCCGTCTGCCCGTGACCTCTGTCACCGAACGCGACCTGGACGACCTGCGCTTTGGCATCCAGCAGGGGGTAGACTGGGTAGCGGTCTCCTTCGTGCGCGAGCCGGAAGACCTACAGCCAGTGCGCTACACGATAGAGGCAGCGGGCGCGGACGTTCGCGTTATCGCCAAAATTGAGAAGCGTGAGGCGGTGGAGAAACTCGATAAGATTCTGGAAGTAGCAGATGGCGTCATGGTGGCGCGCGGCGATTTGGGGGTGGAAGTGCCCATCGACGAGGTGCCCCTGATACAGAAGGAGATTATCGCCCGTTGCAATCGCGCGGGCAAACCGGTGATTACCGCCACCCAGATGCTAGAATCGATGATTTCCGCTCCACACCCCACCCGCGCCGAAGCCACCGATGTAGCGAACTCCATTCTGGACGGTACCGATGCGGTGATGCTATCGGGAGAGACAGCGGTTGGACAGTATCCCGTCGAAGCGGTGCAGGTAATGCATCGTATCGCCCTCCGCACCGAACAGGCGTTGAAAGAAGGAGTGGTGCTACAGCCTAACCAGCCTGTTGCAGGAAGCCTGAGCGTGACAGAAGCGGTCGCGGAAGCGGTATGCCACATCGCGTACGACATCAGCGCCCGCGCTATCATCTGTGCTACCACATCAGGCAGCACCGCACGCCTCGTCTCCAAGTACCGTCCCAAGACGCCGATAGTAGCTTTCACCCCCTTCGAAAGTACCTACCGACAGCTTGCGCTATCGTGGGGCGTACAGCCGCGGTTGATACCGCAGGTATACACGATGGAGGAAATGCTGCAAACCGCGGTGAATACAGCGGTAAGCATGGGGCTGGCACGCGAAGGCGATAAAGTGGTTATCACCGCCGGAGTGCCTATCGGCGTGCCGGGCAATACTAATCTGATTAAGGTACATACGATTGGACAGCCTATCGTGGCTTAGGGGGTGAAAATGACACGTCGGGGCGCACGAAAGGAAAGGTTTCCGCTTCCGCGAAGCAAGAGGCGCAGCAAAGGGCTGCTTGTTCTTGGACGCTGGATGCTGGCGAGTATCGTATGCTTGATAGCAGGTAAGCTGGTGCTCTCCTGGGGCGGAACGGTGGTTATGCTGGCGCATGCCGCCTATGAGCAACGACAGGAAATCGCCAGCCTGCGGGTAGAAACCGAGCGGTTGCGTGAGCAAAACGCCGTGTTGCGCGAGGAGATGCGCAGGCTCAGCACCCCAAGCGGTATCATCCTTGAGGCACGTAAGCAGGGATACGGCTTTCCGGGCGAAAAGCTGCTGGTGATAGAACATCCACAAGATTCTTCGCTTCGCTCAGAATGACGGGCGGGTGTACTCTTTGTCACGCTGAGTGCCAGCGAAGCGTCTCAGCGACCACGACCCGATGGCTTGGCAAGAGCCTCGCCCTCCAGAAAAATGAGATCGACAGACCATTACGTTGCGGCTAACACGGCACGTAACGCCTCTTCCAGCTGCGGATAGCGGAATGTATAGCCAGTCTGCATCGCTACCTGTGGGACCACACGCTGGCTCCAGAGCAACGTCTCGCCTAGCTCGCCTGCAAAGAGTCGCAGGGCAAAACCCGGTACCGACAGCCACGAGGGGCGCCTTATCACCCTGCCCAGCACTTTGCAGAACTCCTCTAATCGCACGATGCCCGGAGCCACCACGTTCACTGCTCCATCTACCGCCTCGTTCTGCAGGGCGTGCAGGACCAGGCCGGTGACGTCATCCAGATGTACCCACGGGAACCACTGCCGCCCGCTACCAAACGGACCACCCACAAAGAGGCGGAAGGGTAGAAGCATCTTCTCTAACGCGCCACCCCCCTCGCCTAGCACAACACCAATGCGCAGTTTGACCACACGCATGTCTGCCTCGCGCGCCTCATCTGCCGCCTGTTCCCAGCGTATCGCCAGTTCGGCAAGAAAGCCTGTGCCGGGCGGGCTAGATTCGGTTAGCTCCTCTTCGCCTCTATCACCGTAAATCCCCACCGCGCTGGCGTTGACCAGCACTTTAGGACGCGGGTTCGCTTGCCGCATCGCCTGCACGAGGGTGCGCGTGCTGTTCACCCGGCTATCGATAAGCCTCTGTTTGAACTCCGGTGTCCATCGCCGCGCTGCCACGCTTTCGCCCGACAGGTTCACTACTGCATCCGCATCCGATAACGCCTGGGGAAGCCCTTCGGGTTGCTCCGGCGACCACTGGGCGATTCCAGCTCCCTGCGGCACCCTTCTCGCCGCACGGGAGACATCGCGCGTGAGCACCGCTACTTCGTGACCTGCTAACAACAACTCCCGACACAACGCCTTGCCGATGAATCCGGTACCGCCTGCGATAATAATTCGCATTGTGAGCCTCCTCCTACCCCCTTAAATTATAGCATCTTGCACTTCGCAGGTATATCATGCTACATTAGCAGAGAAAATCCCTACGGGAGGCATTGATGAGCTATACCATCGGCATGGAAGCGATACGCCTGCATCGCCCAGAGCGGCTGGCACATACCGAATACTGTAGCAACTATGCGCTGGTGCGAGCGGTCACGGGCAAAGATCCCGCCAAAGGCTCCGACGCCTGGCGTGAGTTCCACGACGCCTGGCAGATAGACCTGCTCTGGGTGACGAACGACGGCCCCGTTGCCTGGTCACACCGGGGTAGGACAACCGACATGGGGCACGCCGAGTTTCTGGAAGGAGGCATCGACCGACGCGACCATGTATGTTGCCCATTTCAGGATGTGGAAGAGGTGCTGCGGTTTGACGCGGTAGAGGAGTACGGTTTGCCCGACATGGACGAACTGGTAGCCTATTATGAAGGTTTCTACCGCAGGGGGCAGGCGGAGAACCCCAACCAGATATTCACGGCAGGCTACTACAAGACCATCGTGTCGGGGGCGATAGAGGCTTTCGGCTGGGATATGCTGCTGGAAGCTGCTGCCGACCGCAAGCGTTTCGACAGGGTGCTGGAAAGCTTTTATCGGTTATCGTTGCACCATTATCAGGCTTGGGCGAAGACCTCCGCGCCTGTGTTCATCTGCCACGATGATATGGTGTGGTCGGGTGGTCCGTTCATGCACCCTGATTTCTACCGCTCCGCCATCTTTCCGCGTTACGCGAAGCTGTGGCAGGTATTGCACGAAGCGGGCAAAGTGGTGCTATACTGCTCGGACGGCACGTGGACAGAGTTTGTGGACGACATTGCACGGGCAGGCGCAGACGGTTTCATCTTCGAACCCACTACCTCGCTGGACTATGTAGTGGAGCGATACGGTAAGACGCACGTCATTATCGGTAGCAAGGTGGATGCACGAACGCTCACCTTCGGCACGCGGGAGCAGATACGGCATGAGAGCGACGACACACTGCACCTCGCCAAAGGTTGCCCTGGTTTCATCTTCGCGGTGGGCAATCATATCCCCAGCAATGTGCCTGTGGACAACGCGCTGTTCTATTTCGAATACCTCAGCCAAAACTGGTGGCGCTAAAGGGCGAACACCTTCGGCGGCTCCACTTCGCTCGCCCGCCCCGCGTTGCGTCGAATCTGTTCCACCTCTTCATCGGGGATAGCGCGCTCGAACCGTCGGAATCCTGCTACCTCAAAGCCGTGCTTGTGCGCCATGCGGGTAATCTCCTCTACCTGTTCCACACTGATGTCCGCACCCAGCGTGAAGCACTCGTAACGTCTCTCCAACGCAAGGATGATGGTCTCGGCGATGCACGCCTCCGCATGTTTGGGCGGGAAGCCGAAGTTGAAGCCGAAGTCCACATTCTGCCCGGGCACGCGGATAACACCACCATCGATGACCAGCACATCGTTACGCCTCTCATAGACGGCTGAGGACACATTGCGCGGGCGAGCCACGTCGCACACCACTGCGCCCGGTCGCAGGTCCTCCGGTTCCACCAGCACATCCGTTGCCGAGCTGACCGCGATGACGATATCGGCGTCGCGCACAGCAGCGCGCGAATCGGTAGACACATGCACTGCGGCATGGGTGGAACAGGCAATCTGCTCCTGCAACGCCTCCAGTCTTTCTCTGTTGCGCGCGACGAGGGTTATCTCCGCAACATGCTTTGCCAGAATGCGTGCGCAAACGCTGCCGATCGCTCCTGTCGCACCGATGACCGTGGCTTTTGCCTCTTCGGCGCGGATGCCCATCCTCGCCGCTGCCAGCAAAGCCCCCTGCAAGGCACTGCCCGCCGTGTACGAGTTGCCAGTAGTGACGGGGGTATTCAACGCGCGCGCCACACTGACTCCACGGTCGCCCACTACCTTCAGAAACGCACCTAGCCCAATAATCTGTGCGCCCAGCCCCTCCGCTATCCGCCCCGCCTGCACAATTTTGGGCAGAACCTTTTCAAAAGGGGTCTCCAGTAGAACGCGCGGTGTCATCGGCAAGGCGATGAACCAGCCCTCCGCCTGCGCGCCCGTTCGGGACTCGATGCCAGTGATATGGGAAAGTACGCGCGGTGGGATGTGTCTAAACACCCCTTCCACCCACCGAAACGGAACAGCCTTCAGGATGGGATACTTTCGGGTAAAGTCGCTCTGGCGCAACGGATGCAAGATGAACGCAAATCGCTCCACAATACGATACCGCCTGTCCACAGGTTTCGCCTACATTGTACCTGCTTCCGGGCAGATACGCAACCCACCCTGTGGATTGCCTTTCAGATTAGTGCATCTATCACTCTCCAGAAAACAGTTGCTCCTACCATTATCATGACCAGCTACTGGCTTTTTTGCACCCGGTTCACCTTTCTCATGGGAGACATCCTCCGCGCTAAAGGTAAGGTTTCCCAACGATAGAGTATGACAGCACAGACATCGTGCGTCGGGCAAGATATCTTTTCGCAACCGCACGATGCAGGTGGTCGCGCAGGAAAGCCTGTAGCCCGGCCTCCCTACAATTTGGCACTATGATTGCAAGATTGCGAAGATTTGCCGAGCGTGACTACAGATACCCGCCGGCGTAGCCCACGTTGAACTTCATGGTAGTTTCCTGCGCGTCGTCCAGGCGGATGTTCGCTTCCACGTTGCGATGCATCAGGTTCTCGGTGATAAGCGTGCGGTCGGCATTGACCAACTCCACCCCGACGCGGTTCTCTTGAAACTCGTTCTTTCGGATGATATGGCTGTGCGGGCGCGGGGCGATTGGTTCGCCTTCTTTCATCTCTAATGGGCGGATGCCGTGGTCCTGGTTCGCCGCGATGCGTACCCCCTTTCCGCAACGGGTGAAGATGTTTTCCTCAATCAGCCAGTCACGGCTGGTGTCATTTTCGGGGACGGCGCGGGCAAACTCAGGCACATATTTGCTCCACAGCAGGATGCCGTGTCCACACGCCTGAAAGGTGTTTCGTCGTACGGTGAAGTCTACTCCGTTTTCCACCGCGATGCCCGCCTGTCGGTTATGCAACATACGGTTCTCTTCTATGACGAACTCGCGTGAAAAGCCCAGCCAGAAACCGTAGTTGCAGTAGTTGGCGAAGTTGTTGCGGTAGATGTTGCCCCGGCTGAAGGTGGCTTCGAAGGCGATGTTGGGGCTGTAAGAGCCGTCGTTCTCCTCAAACAGGTTATCGTCGCAGCCAACAGGCTCCATTTGCGGCGTCATGCCCGCAAGGAAAAACCCGTCGCCGCCCAAACGGGCATAGTTCCTGCGGAAGGTATTCCGGCAGGATTTGTACACAATGAGAAAGCCGGTGGCGTCCGCGCCCATGTGTCCGTAACGCTCGCCACGCGGCTCGTAGCGGCAACAAAAGTCAGCAAAGTTATCCTCGTACAGGCTGTCGCTGGTATCGTACAGGTGGAACCCGAAGCCGCTACAGTAGTTAGCGACGTTGCCCCGTACGGTCAGATGACGGCAATGGTAAGCCAGCAAACCGTTCATCTGGTGTTGCAGGTCGTTGTCGGCAATCAGGCTCTCTTCTACACGGCACAATAGGATGCCCCCGCCATACGCCTTCTCGGCAGGAAGCCAGATATCCAGAAAGATAGTGTTCGGCTCCACTTCAGCGGTGGAAGTAATCTGGCAGCCGGTGATGGTTAGGTGTTCGCAGTCGGTAGCATGGATACCGTGATAGTACTCGCGCAAGCGCAGCCCCTTAATGGTTACGCCTCCTCGTCCTTCCACGTGCACCCCCACGCCTGTACGGTCTTTGCCGATGAGCAGCGCTCCGTTGCCGTCCAGAGTAACTCCATCGGCAGCGATGGTAATGCCGTTCGGTAGATAGTACACGCCCGGTTGCAGCACAACATCTTCGGTAATCACCATCCCATCGGCTGGAACAACCATTTTTCTCCTCCTCAGCGAAGAATCAATTTGACGGCAGCTACCGCCGCCAGTACCAGTATCACGCTATCGAAAAGTTTCTGTGGGATGTGTGGCAGTAGCCACCTGCCCAGATACACTCCGGCTACAATGACCGGTATCACCGTCGCGTTGAACAGCAGACTGTGCACGGTGATTATCGGTCGGGCTGGGTTCATAAGGCTCAGCGCGATAAACAGCGGCAATTTGGACAAATTGACCGCGAAGTAGTACCACGCAGACGTTCCCATGAATTGCTCTTTAGGCAAGCCCAGGCTGGTCATGTAGATACCCATGATAGGTCCCGCCGCATTGGAAACGGTGGTGGCGAAACCGGCGGCGGTTCCCGTGGAAGCCACACCTATCGGTGAGTGCGGGGTCAGGCGTTCGCCCAATCGCTGGCGCAGCAAGTGTATCGCCAGCATGATTAGCACCAGCGTACCGATAAGCGGCTCCAGCAGGTCTTTGCCCTCTCTGTTTTCACCGAGCCACCACAGCACCAGCGCGCCCATCGCCATCCCGACAACCACCCAGGGGATGAGCTCTATCAGGCGTTTCCACTGTGTATGCTGACGATACCATCTTACCGCGAAGATGTCACCCACAATGAGCATAGGGAGCATGGTACCAACGGACGCCCTTCCCCCAAAAGCGGCGGCTAACAGAGGAACTACCAGAATGCCAATACCCGGCACGCCCGTTTTGGAGACGCCTATCAGGAAAGCGGCGAAGACTCCCAGTAGTATCTGCCAACTCTCGTATGGTAACACCTCAGCGCGTTGCCCTGCCAGATACGACTAAAGTGCCTTCCACCTGTTCCCCCCGATGGTTCACCAGGCCGATCCCTGTGGCGCGAAGCACCTCAATCGTGGGCTCATCGAAGCGCATCGCGAACACGTAGGGCAGGTAGGGCGGAGCATAACCCGCCTCTCGAAGCCTGCGCTGGTAGTTCTTCGATTGCACCCGTTGCGCCCAGCGGTACACATCCTTCGTGCCGAGGCGATGCTTTACTTCCACCACCACGGTCAAATCTTGACCATCAGGATCCGTCGCCAGCAAGATGACATCTACTT encodes:
- a CDS encoding epimerase — translated: MRIIIAGGTGFIGKALCRELLLAGHEVAVLTRDVSRAARRVPQGAGIAQWSPEQPEGLPQALSDADAVVNLSGESVAARRWTPEFKQRLIDSRVNSTRTLVQAMRQANPRPKVLVNASAVGIYGDRGEEELTESSPPGTGFLAELAIRWEQAADEAREADMRVVKLRIGVVLGEGGGALEKMLLPFRLFVGGPFGSGRQWFPWVHLDDVTGLVLHALQNEAVDGAVNVVAPGIVRLEEFCKVLGRVIRRPSWLSVPGFALRLFAGELGETLLWSQRVVPQVAMQTGYTFRYPQLEEALRAVLAAT
- a CDS encoding pyruvate kinase yields the protein MRCTKIVCTIGPATASPERLRILMEAGMDVARLNFSHGTHESHRQVIEHIRRISAELDKPVAILQDLCGPKLRLGTLPEEGVSVESGQNVRFVLAEDGSDAENIPLPSSTLFALVRPGERILIDDGSIEVAVTQRDLNTIHGEVRIGGVLRSHKGVNLPDTRLPVTSVTERDLDDLRFGIQQGVDWVAVSFVREPEDLQPVRYTIEAAGADVRVIAKIEKREAVEKLDKILEVADGVMVARGDLGVEVPIDEVPLIQKEIIARCNRAGKPVITATQMLESMISAPHPTRAEATDVANSILDGTDAVMLSGETAVGQYPVEAVQVMHRIALRTEQALKEGVVLQPNQPVAGSLSVTEAVAEAVCHIAYDISARAIICATTSGSTARLVSKYRPKTPIVAFTPFESTYRQLALSWGVQPRLIPQVYTMEEMLQTAVNTAVSMGLAREGDKVVITAGVPIGVPGNTNLIKVHTIGQPIVA
- a CDS encoding anion permease, whose translation is MLPYESWQILLGVFAAFLIGVSKTGVPGIGILVVPLLAAAFGGRASVGTMLPMLIVGDIFAVRWYRQHTQWKRLIELIPWVVVGMAMGALVLWWLGENREGKDLLEPLIGTLVLIMLAIHLLRQRLGERLTPHSPIGVASTGTAAGFATTVSNAAGPIMGIYMTSLGLPKEQFMGTSAWYYFAVNLSKLPLFIALSLMNPARPIITVHSLLFNATVIPVIVAGVYLGRWLLPHIPQKLFDSVILVLAAVAAVKLILR
- the eno gene encoding enolase gives rise to the protein MSTTIEEVVAREILDSRGNPTIEVDVYLSGGARGRASVPSGASTGSNEALELRDGNPERYGGKGVLNAVDNVNERIAPELIDMDATDQVAIDNLLCELDGTPNKSKLGANAILGVSLAVAKAAAEGVGLPLFQYLGGAFAHTLPVPMMNILNGGKHADSNVDLQEFMVVPAGAEDFPEALRMGVEVYHSLKVVLKSHGYNTAVGDEGGFAPNLRSNAEALDLIVEAIEKAGYTPGEDCYLALDPAASEFYEGGMYHLKGEGRVLTNEDMVAYYEELVNRYPIISIEDGLAEDDWDGWKVLTERLGSRVQLVGDDLFVTNVQFLNRGIQMGVANSILIKVNQIGTLTETLLAIETAKRAGYTAVISHRSGETEDTTIADIAVATNAGQIKTGAPCRTDRVAKYNQLLRIAEVLGDAADYPGVGAFYSRRIR
- a CDS encoding shikimate 5-dehydrogenase, with product MERFAFILHPLRQSDFTRKYPILKAVPFRWVEGVFRHIPPRVLSHITGIESRTGAQAEGWFIALPMTPRVLLETPFEKVLPKIVQAGRIAEGLGAQIIGLGAFLKVVGDRGVSVARALNTPVTTGNSYTAGSALQGALLAAARMGIRAEEAKATVIGATGAIGSVCARILAKHVAEITLVARNRERLEALQEQIACSTHAAVHVSTDSRAAVRDADIVIAVSSATDVLVEPEDLRPGAVVCDVARPRNVSSAVYERRNDVLVIDGGVIRVPGQNVDFGFNFGFPPKHAEACIAETIILALERRYECFTLGADISVEQVEEITRMAHKHGFEVAGFRRFERAIPDEEVEQIRRNAGRASEVEPPKVFAL